A part of Dasypus novemcinctus isolate mDasNov1 chromosome 7, mDasNov1.1.hap2, whole genome shotgun sequence genomic DNA contains:
- the LOC131279166 gene encoding survival motor neuron protein, with protein sequence MAMDGGGGGGVSGQEESVLFRRGTGQSDDSDIWDDTALIKAYDKAVASFKHALKNGDISEVSNKPKGTPKRKPVKKNKSQKKNITTPLKQWKVGDKCSAIWSEDGCIYPATIASIDFKRDTCVVVYTGYGNREEQNLSDLLFPTFEGVNNVEQNAQENENESQLSTDESENSSKSPGNKPNNIKSKATTWNSFLPPPPPMPGSGLGPGKSGLKFNGPPPPPPPPFLSCWLPPLPSGPPILPPPPPICPDSFDDADALGSMLISWYMSGYHTGYYLGFKQNQKEGRCSHLN encoded by the coding sequence ATGGCGATggatggcggcggcggcggcggcgtctCTGGGCAGGAGGAGTCGGTGCTGTTCCGGCGGGGCACAGGGCAGAGTGATGATTCTGACATTTGGGATGATACAGCATTGATAAAAGCCTATGATAAAGCTGTGGCTTCATTTAAGCATGCTCTGAAGAACGGTGACATTTCTGAAGTTTCAAACAAGCCAAAAGGCACACCTAAAAGAAAACCTGTTAAGaagaataaaagccaaaaaaagaacATCACAACTCCATTGAAACAGTGGAAAGTTGGTGACAAATGTTCTGCCATTTGGTCAGAAGATGGCTGCATTTACCCAGCTACCATTGCTTCAATTGATTTTAAGAGAGATACCTGCGTCGTGGTTTACACTGGGTATGGAAATAGAGAGGAGCAAAATCTGTCAGATTTACTTTTCCCAACCTTTGAAGGAGTGAATAATGTAGAACAAAATGCTcaggagaatgaaaatgagagtcaaCTTTCAACGGATGAAAGTGAGAATTCCTCCAAGTCTCCTGGAAATAAACCAAATAACATAAAGTCAAAAGCTACTACATGGAACTCTTTTCTGCCTCCACCACCCCCCATGCCAGGATCTGGACTGGGACCCGGAAAGTCAGGCCTAAAATTCAATGGCCCgccccctccacctccaccccccttCCTGTCATGCTGGCTGCCTCCACTTCCTTCTGGACCACCAATACTTCCCCCTCCACCTCCCATATGTCCAGATTCTTTTGATGATGCTGATGCTTTGGGAAGCATGTTAATCTCTTGGTACATGAGTGGCTATCATACTGGCTATTACCTGGGCTTCAAACAAAatcaaaaagaaggaagatgctCGCATTTAAATTAG